Proteins from a genomic interval of Alteromonas macleodii ATCC 27126:
- a CDS encoding AAA family ATPase, with product MKTTQTSVTASYSDPGLAEYRGNPLIEALPQICVDDIALAKALASRPAHSEAELNMHANLRIHAIAKLMDGDFFHPLPSHLNLEKKLSLMIRSGYVKRNPAKNLDKEVIQENYLKTQGKEATINVFPTTDRSVQSTTLIGCSGSGKTTAVKKILSTYPQLIEHPKYNMHQQLTYVFVECPSNGDLASLCSNFFHAVDEVLGTVYHRRYTQKIRIGEKTLLQAMKQIAVDHSIGVLVIDEIQHLQDTKEKRDFLINFFTELTNTLGIPVLVVGTPKATGISKDLRGARREIGFGSMHWGISKTEKDLDRWRGFVRRLWRFQWVQKRTKKPSEDILTHLFVLSQGILDITVKIFVIAQIRAIVSGAEELTIPLLDTVYKEEMKSVHPMLDALRSGRVSEIEKYSDLTLPTVDVDSIVEELYENVEQELEENISEVEDTELKSLLKIFGLDFKDYATEIALLKDEYPDIDNTVLARKLAAQIETSSQSLKSIRAKEATSESKVVPFRKWSKLAHDDLRYIHSQSKTTSELHKSLVEKDLIIKV from the coding sequence ATGAAAACTACTCAAACATCAGTAACGGCAAGCTATAGCGACCCGGGCTTAGCTGAATACCGAGGTAATCCGCTTATTGAAGCGTTGCCCCAAATCTGCGTTGATGATATTGCTCTCGCAAAGGCTCTTGCATCAAGGCCTGCGCATAGCGAAGCAGAGCTAAATATGCATGCTAATTTAAGAATTCACGCTATTGCCAAGCTTATGGATGGTGATTTTTTTCACCCTCTTCCAAGTCATTTAAATTTGGAAAAGAAGCTATCGCTTATGATTCGTAGCGGCTATGTTAAACGGAACCCCGCAAAGAACCTAGATAAAGAAGTTATCCAAGAAAACTATCTAAAAACCCAAGGAAAAGAGGCGACTATTAACGTTTTCCCCACAACAGATCGCTCAGTCCAAAGCACAACGCTTATAGGCTGTTCAGGTAGCGGAAAAACAACGGCGGTAAAGAAGATTCTTTCGACTTATCCGCAACTTATTGAGCACCCTAAATACAACATGCACCAACAACTCACTTACGTATTTGTTGAATGTCCGTCTAATGGTGACTTAGCAAGTCTTTGCAGTAATTTTTTCCATGCAGTAGATGAAGTGTTAGGGACTGTTTATCACCGTCGGTACACTCAGAAAATCAGAATTGGTGAGAAAACCTTATTACAAGCTATGAAGCAGATAGCAGTTGACCACTCTATAGGCGTGCTTGTTATTGACGAAATACAGCATTTACAAGACACCAAAGAAAAACGTGACTTTTTGATCAATTTCTTTACCGAGCTCACTAATACCCTCGGAATTCCTGTTCTTGTTGTAGGTACACCAAAAGCAACTGGTATTTCGAAGGATTTGCGTGGCGCGAGAAGAGAAATTGGTTTTGGTAGCATGCATTGGGGTATTTCAAAGACAGAAAAGGACTTAGATCGCTGGAGAGGTTTTGTAAGACGCTTATGGAGGTTCCAGTGGGTTCAGAAACGTACAAAAAAGCCCTCAGAAGACATCCTCACCCATTTATTTGTTTTATCGCAAGGGATTTTAGATATAACCGTAAAAATCTTTGTTATTGCTCAAATAAGAGCAATCGTTTCTGGAGCTGAAGAGTTAACTATCCCGTTGTTGGACACAGTGTACAAAGAAGAAATGAAAAGTGTTCATCCTATGCTGGATGCGCTCCGCTCAGGTAGAGTCAGTGAAATAGAAAAGTACTCTGATTTAACACTCCCTACTGTCGATGTGGATAGTATAGTTGAAGAGCTGTACGAAAATGTAGAACAAGAACTTGAAGAAAATATTAGCGAAGTTGAAGACACAGAACTTAAGTCGCTCCTTAAAATCTTCGGGTTAGATTTCAAAGACTATGCTACAGAAATTGCACTGTTGAAAGACGAGTACCCTGATATCGATAATACCGTACTTGCTAGAAAGCTTGCCGCACAAATTGAAACTAGTTCGCAAAGCTTAAAGTCAATTAGAGCTAAAGAGGCAACTAGTGAAAGTAAAGTAGTTCCATTTAGAAAGTGGAGCAAGCTCGCACATGACGACTTACGTTATATTCACTCGCAGTCTAAAACGACTTCTGAGCTGCATAAAAGCCTAGTTGAAAAGGATTTAATTATTAAAGTGTAA
- a CDS encoding Mu transposase C-terminal domain-containing protein, with translation MLLVNAVVSHAERQFRILDILPDDILWIDINDKYANPELFDKQEIISALKERCSEIIPDPFVSNALKQPSASQKRRLEEIWEVMQNVNNNPLRLHRHAWPALYKEVVDGSKATYSIKHFYTLTRKFLQRGQNKAALLPDFQKQGARNKTRKITDKKVGRKRTVTSGTGIPIDENIKELFRKAIDSYYLKVTRMPWTKVQSKVELEFRKKYPDIQSQDYPTILQLKHFFKMEYDASDTAKLRSSKIDYEKDIRPLKSTATAQVLAPGDRFEFDATIVDLYLVSDKDSTKIIGRPTLMLTIDVFSRLVVGYYLTFEPPSYVLAMMCIANCLENKVDVCKRLGIPIEFEDWPAIGLPTAILADKGELLTHQSESLVNTYNVRIENAKARRGDAKGIVEQRFRTLQADFIPYTPGAVTSETVKKRGGKDYRLDAQLTLLELEEILVLLIYKHNLSVMKKYDADAGIPDELPRTPKNLWQWGIENRSGLLRSAGVKEFKVHTLPREMATVSNEGIKFQSLTFSCPEAFKAGWFLRDKHRTRPKKVEIAYDPRSTNSIYIFPKEQEQVFWAANLTERSRAFQDMTFYEAKQTNRAVKLMGDIEAKANKSKQLDAEEGIENRIRAAMKRHKGNTSDASARSRVSAIKANKKQALADERKSRSVGAKKHSPNQKIPNNVEPIKKPASFEAPEIPDDIFGDDE, from the coding sequence ATGCTGTTGGTTAATGCGGTTGTTTCTCATGCTGAGCGGCAGTTTCGGATTCTAGATATACTTCCTGATGATATTCTATGGATCGATATCAATGATAAGTACGCTAATCCTGAGCTTTTTGATAAACAGGAAATTATCAGTGCACTCAAAGAAAGATGCTCTGAGATAATCCCAGACCCTTTTGTCAGCAATGCACTAAAACAACCTTCTGCATCGCAAAAGCGACGTCTTGAAGAAATTTGGGAAGTGATGCAAAACGTGAACAATAACCCGTTACGGTTGCATCGCCACGCGTGGCCCGCGCTTTACAAAGAGGTTGTAGATGGTAGTAAGGCGACCTACTCGATAAAACATTTTTACACTTTAACACGCAAGTTTTTGCAGCGAGGCCAAAATAAAGCGGCATTGTTACCCGATTTTCAAAAGCAGGGTGCACGAAATAAGACTCGCAAGATAACAGATAAAAAAGTAGGCAGGAAACGAACAGTCACATCTGGAACTGGTATTCCTATTGATGAAAACATTAAGGAGCTTTTTAGGAAGGCAATCGACTCGTACTATTTAAAAGTGACGCGAATGCCTTGGACTAAAGTCCAGAGTAAAGTAGAGCTGGAATTTAGAAAGAAGTATCCCGACATCCAAAGCCAAGATTATCCGACGATCCTACAGTTAAAACATTTTTTTAAAATGGAGTATGACGCTTCTGATACCGCAAAATTGAGAAGCTCAAAAATTGACTACGAAAAGGATATTAGGCCTCTAAAAAGTACTGCTACGGCACAAGTACTTGCGCCCGGTGATAGATTTGAGTTCGATGCTACGATTGTTGATTTATATTTAGTTAGCGATAAAGACTCTACCAAAATCATAGGCCGACCAACACTTATGCTAACTATTGACGTCTTTTCTCGGTTAGTCGTAGGTTATTATCTGACGTTTGAACCTCCTTCATATGTGCTTGCCATGATGTGCATTGCAAATTGTCTAGAGAACAAAGTCGACGTTTGTAAGAGACTAGGTATACCAATTGAATTTGAAGACTGGCCAGCAATTGGTCTACCTACTGCTATTCTAGCTGACAAAGGTGAGCTACTTACTCATCAATCGGAATCGTTAGTTAACACTTATAACGTTCGTATCGAGAATGCTAAAGCTCGCAGAGGTGACGCTAAGGGTATAGTCGAGCAAAGATTTAGGACACTCCAAGCCGACTTCATACCATACACTCCCGGTGCAGTAACGTCAGAAACGGTGAAAAAGCGTGGAGGAAAAGACTATCGTCTTGACGCTCAATTAACACTTTTAGAGCTGGAAGAAATTCTTGTATTACTAATCTATAAGCACAATTTAAGTGTTATGAAAAAGTATGATGCTGACGCTGGTATACCTGACGAATTACCACGTACTCCAAAGAATTTGTGGCAGTGGGGTATAGAGAATCGGTCTGGTCTGTTGAGGAGCGCTGGTGTTAAAGAGTTCAAAGTTCACACTCTGCCAAGAGAAATGGCTACAGTTTCTAATGAGGGAATAAAGTTTCAGTCTTTGACGTTTAGCTGCCCTGAAGCATTTAAGGCTGGTTGGTTTTTAAGGGATAAGCATCGTACAAGGCCTAAAAAAGTTGAAATTGCTTACGACCCACGCAGCACAAACAGCATATACATATTTCCCAAAGAACAAGAGCAAGTGTTCTGGGCCGCTAACCTCACTGAACGTAGCCGTGCATTTCAAGACATGACGTTTTATGAAGCCAAGCAAACAAATCGTGCTGTGAAGCTAATGGGCGATATTGAAGCAAAAGCTAATAAAAGCAAACAGCTTGATGCGGAAGAAGGAATTGAAAACCGTATAAGAGCGGCGATGAAACGTCACAAAGGAAATACCTCAGACGCATCTGCGCGTTCGAGAGTGAGTGCGATAAAGGCAAATAAAAAGCAAGCGCTGGCTGATGAACGAAAATCTCGCTCTGTCGGAGCGAAAAAGCATAGCCCGAATCAAAAAATACCAAATAACGTAGAACCGATAAAAAAGCCTGCCAGCTTTGAGGCACCCGAAATTCCAGATGACATTTTTGGAGATGACGAATGA
- a CDS encoding heteromeric transposase endonuclease subunit TnsA, protein MKKLEWLTKEEIKKRFESGRGVGRGLTYQPWIRIQEISSDGTSYRALSHTSGRVVHLLSKLEFLAFSLCDWNESITDIREQYPFDLETSLTVAEEAGIKHPKKGNKFHIFTTDLLLSYDSLENRRTAVQVKYIEDLMNKETVAKLEIERRCCLAKGIEWKLITELDIPHIQQANVDWMLGGKNLHLEKSFESQVMDLWYEIKDTPELKLAKACALYDRRHGQPTGNSLMLIRNAFAYRIFVFDISQPYQNLNCGDLISVSDNVNTGGLYAVG, encoded by the coding sequence ATGAAAAAGCTTGAATGGCTGACAAAAGAAGAAATTAAAAAGCGCTTCGAAAGCGGCAGAGGTGTGGGCCGTGGACTCACATACCAACCATGGATCCGTATTCAAGAAATCTCTAGCGATGGTACAAGCTATCGAGCACTCTCCCATACCTCGGGTAGAGTTGTACATCTACTTTCAAAACTTGAATTTCTAGCATTCTCACTTTGCGACTGGAACGAATCTATAACAGATATTCGCGAACAGTATCCCTTCGACTTAGAAACATCGCTTACCGTGGCAGAAGAGGCTGGTATTAAACATCCGAAAAAAGGTAACAAATTTCATATTTTTACTACGGACCTACTCTTAAGCTACGACTCTCTTGAAAATCGACGGACAGCCGTTCAGGTCAAATACATTGAAGATCTTATGAATAAAGAGACTGTTGCCAAACTAGAAATAGAGAGACGGTGTTGCTTAGCCAAAGGAATTGAATGGAAGTTAATTACAGAGCTGGATATCCCCCATATTCAACAGGCCAATGTCGATTGGATGTTAGGTGGTAAAAACTTACATTTGGAAAAAAGCTTCGAATCTCAAGTTATGGATCTGTGGTATGAAATAAAAGATACCCCCGAGTTAAAGCTTGCAAAAGCCTGTGCATTGTATGACAGGCGACATGGACAACCTACTGGTAACTCACTAATGCTGATAAGGAATGCTTTCGCTTATAGAATCTTCGTATTCGATATCAGTCAGCCATATCAAAACCTAAATTGTGGTGACCTTATTTCTGTTTCTGACAATGTGAATACCGGTGGCCTTTATGCTGTTGGTTAA
- the glmS gene encoding glutamine--fructose-6-phosphate transaminase (isomerizing) codes for MCGIVGAVAERNVVEILLEGLKRLEYRGYDSAGVALLQGDGTLTRIRRTGKVQELADAVAEGEALGTTGIAHTRWATHGGVTEANAHPHFSTERVAVVHNGIIENYVNLKAQLKEQGYTFTSDTDTETIAHTVHEELKSGKTLLDAVQSAVKTFHGAYGTVIMDKEDPSRVVVARSGSPLVIGLGLGENFIASDQMALLPVTRRFIFLEEGDVAEITRRDVKIFDKDGNAVEREVIESNIEHDAGDKAGYRHYMLKEIHEQPTVVRNALKDRIDENGLTADIFGKGADEIFKKVQHVQIIACGTSYHAGMTARYWLEQYANVSCNVEIASEFRYRKSVVHPNSLLITISQSGETADTLAALRLAKELGYMSSLTICNVQGSSLVRESDLAFMTRAGAEIGVASTKAFTTQLTAFLMLTLALGKENGMTDADSKAIVSALHSLPAKLEETLAITGGIEDLAEEFADKNHSLFLGRGDQYPIAMEGALKLKEISYIHAEAYASGELKHGPLALIDDEMPVIVVAPNNELLEKLKSNVEEVRARGGIMYVFADKDAAFEGDETMRVINVPHCDEPIAPIIYTLPLQLLSYYVALIKGTDVDQPRNLAKSVTVE; via the coding sequence ATGTGTGGAATAGTTGGCGCTGTAGCTGAGCGTAACGTGGTTGAAATCCTATTAGAAGGTTTAAAAAGACTGGAGTATCGCGGCTATGATTCAGCTGGCGTAGCGCTATTGCAAGGCGACGGCACGCTTACGCGTATTCGCCGTACAGGCAAAGTACAAGAGCTTGCTGATGCGGTGGCAGAAGGTGAAGCTTTGGGTACAACTGGAATTGCTCATACCCGTTGGGCAACGCACGGTGGTGTGACTGAAGCGAATGCGCACCCACACTTTTCAACTGAACGTGTAGCTGTTGTTCACAATGGTATTATTGAAAACTACGTTAACTTAAAAGCACAGTTAAAAGAGCAGGGCTATACCTTTACCAGCGACACCGACACAGAAACTATTGCTCACACCGTACACGAAGAGCTTAAGTCAGGTAAGACTTTACTAGACGCTGTGCAAAGTGCCGTTAAAACCTTCCACGGTGCGTATGGCACCGTCATCATGGATAAAGAAGATCCTAGTCGCGTAGTGGTTGCACGTTCGGGCAGCCCGCTTGTAATTGGTTTGGGGCTTGGCGAAAACTTCATTGCGTCAGATCAAATGGCATTATTGCCAGTGACACGCCGCTTTATCTTTTTAGAAGAAGGCGATGTGGCAGAGATTACTCGTCGCGACGTTAAAATCTTCGATAAAGACGGCAATGCCGTTGAACGCGAAGTGATTGAGTCGAATATCGAGCACGACGCGGGTGACAAAGCGGGTTACCGCCACTACATGCTTAAGGAAATTCACGAGCAGCCAACCGTTGTTCGTAATGCGCTTAAAGATCGTATTGACGAAAACGGACTTACTGCTGACATATTTGGTAAAGGTGCTGACGAGATATTCAAAAAAGTACAGCATGTACAAATTATTGCCTGTGGTACCAGCTACCATGCGGGTATGACGGCGCGCTATTGGCTAGAACAATATGCAAATGTGTCGTGCAACGTAGAAATTGCATCAGAATTCCGTTACCGCAAGTCAGTAGTGCACCCAAACAGCCTGCTTATTACTATCTCTCAATCAGGTGAGACAGCCGATACGTTAGCTGCCCTTCGCTTAGCAAAAGAGCTGGGCTATATGTCTAGTTTGACTATCTGTAACGTTCAGGGTTCGTCATTAGTACGCGAGTCAGACCTTGCATTTATGACCCGCGCTGGCGCGGAAATTGGCGTTGCGTCTACCAAAGCTTTCACTACTCAGCTCACTGCGTTCTTAATGCTTACCCTAGCACTGGGCAAAGAAAACGGCATGACAGACGCTGACAGCAAAGCTATTGTCTCTGCGCTTCATAGTCTGCCTGCAAAGCTTGAAGAGACCTTAGCGATAACTGGTGGCATTGAAGATTTAGCTGAAGAATTTGCAGATAAGAACCACAGCTTGTTCCTAGGTCGTGGCGATCAATACCCTATTGCCATGGAAGGAGCGCTTAAGCTTAAAGAGATTTCTTATATTCATGCGGAAGCGTATGCGTCTGGTGAATTGAAACACGGCCCACTTGCGCTTATTGATGACGAAATGCCCGTTATTGTGGTTGCACCGAACAACGAACTCCTCGAGAAGCTAAAGTCGAACGTTGAAGAAGTACGTGCCCGTGGCGGCATCATGTACGTATTTGCGGATAAAGATGCGGCGTTTGAAGGTGATGAAACCATGCGCGTTATCAACGTACCGCACTGCGACGAACCAATCGCACCTATCATTTATACCTTGCCACTACAGCTTTTGAGCTACTACGTAGCGCTAATTAAGGGCACCGACGTTGACCAGCCGCGTAACTTGGCGAAGTCGGTTACGGTGGAATAA
- a CDS encoding DeoR/GlpR family DNA-binding transcription regulator, giving the protein MKSSKSVEQRRQQIVAWVKEHGQSQVEDLAVRFATSEVTIRKDLAALSQQGLLIRQFGGAVPVPSSTNSNAGPSQFITSDPFANSTTSPAINAIGQLAASLVKPGNKLVIDCGSTTASILPHLSHADDLVVMTNTLSTANYLTQSEKEPTVLMVGGTWDAQSQSFQGAMAEQLVSAYSFDFAFIGAAGIDVNRGTTTFNELIGVTRAMAVAASKVVIVASSKKLTHKMPNLELSWKNISVLITDEGICEQDKLNIENQGVTVLIAAPSGE; this is encoded by the coding sequence TTGAAAAGTAGTAAATCGGTTGAACAGCGCCGCCAGCAGATAGTGGCGTGGGTGAAAGAGCATGGTCAATCTCAAGTTGAAGATTTGGCCGTGCGTTTTGCTACGTCTGAAGTCACCATTAGAAAAGATCTCGCAGCCCTTTCGCAGCAAGGTTTACTGATTCGACAGTTTGGTGGCGCAGTGCCTGTACCATCATCTACCAACTCAAATGCTGGGCCATCTCAGTTTATTACCAGTGACCCTTTCGCGAATTCAACTACTAGCCCAGCAATTAACGCTATAGGCCAACTTGCAGCGAGCTTGGTCAAACCGGGCAATAAGCTCGTTATAGACTGCGGGTCTACCACCGCATCCATCTTACCCCATTTATCACATGCCGATGATTTAGTGGTAATGACCAACACATTATCAACCGCCAATTACCTTACCCAAAGTGAAAAAGAGCCGACGGTGTTAATGGTAGGGGGCACATGGGATGCCCAATCTCAGTCGTTTCAAGGCGCTATGGCTGAACAGTTGGTTAGTGCCTATAGTTTTGACTTTGCGTTTATTGGTGCCGCGGGCATAGATGTCAATAGAGGCACCACCACCTTTAACGAGCTTATTGGTGTAACCCGCGCCATGGCTGTGGCGGCGAGTAAGGTGGTTATAGTAGCCAGCTCAAAGAAATTAACGCATAAAATGCCTAACCTAGAGCTAAGCTGGAAAAACATTTCTGTTTTGATCACTGATGAAGGCATTTGTGAACAAGACAAACTTAATATTGAAAATCAGGGCGTGACAGTACTTATTGCAGCGCCGAGTGGAGAATAA
- a CDS encoding Gfo/Idh/MocA family oxidoreductase gives MISTLLVGFGFSATTFHLPFLNYLPQFSVDVVISSKPDVVNAVLPHAEVYGSLEEALKIHDVDLVVITTPNHLHGPQAKLALEHSCHVLVEKPFTLDSEEAEALVELAHSQNKQLCVYHNRRFDGDFLTIKQLINDEKLGDIKRLESRFDRFRPVPRDRWRENAGPGSGIFWDLGPHLIDQALQLFGEPEEVSANIQVLRENGQSDDTFDVTLHYVDKVVKLGSSAFQASATLRYDLQGTKGSFRKFYLDPQEDQLRAELSFDDEHWAITKDNEHGVLAVVNESGQLVEETVTTLKGEYLTFFNRLAHAIEDGKFSPADASTVVPVIKVIELAIKASAQKKSLAFN, from the coding sequence ATGATATCTACACTTCTGGTTGGCTTTGGATTTTCCGCCACAACCTTTCATTTGCCATTTCTAAATTATCTACCGCAGTTCTCTGTCGATGTGGTTATCTCTTCAAAACCTGATGTGGTTAACGCAGTTTTACCCCATGCTGAAGTGTATGGCTCGTTGGAAGAAGCGCTTAAAATTCACGATGTAGATTTGGTGGTTATTACAACCCCAAATCACCTTCATGGGCCACAGGCGAAACTGGCATTAGAGCACAGCTGTCACGTATTGGTAGAAAAGCCATTTACATTAGATAGTGAAGAAGCAGAGGCTTTAGTAGAGCTTGCACATTCTCAAAATAAACAGCTTTGTGTTTATCACAACAGACGTTTTGATGGCGATTTTCTTACGATTAAGCAGCTAATTAACGATGAAAAACTTGGCGACATTAAACGTTTGGAAAGCCGCTTCGATCGATTTCGCCCAGTACCACGAGACAGGTGGCGTGAAAATGCAGGGCCAGGAAGCGGTATCTTCTGGGATTTAGGTCCCCACTTAATCGACCAAGCGCTACAGCTTTTCGGCGAGCCGGAAGAAGTGTCGGCAAACATACAGGTCTTGCGTGAAAATGGACAGTCAGATGACACGTTCGATGTAACACTTCACTATGTTGATAAAGTTGTAAAGCTAGGTAGTTCAGCTTTTCAGGCCAGCGCGACATTGCGCTACGACTTGCAAGGCACAAAAGGCAGCTTTCGAAAGTTCTATTTAGATCCGCAAGAAGATCAATTGCGTGCAGAGCTATCCTTTGATGATGAACACTGGGCGATTACAAAAGATAACGAGCATGGCGTGCTAGCTGTGGTCAATGAAAGCGGCCAGCTAGTTGAAGAGACGGTGACAACATTGAAGGGTGAATATCTCACGTTTTTCAATCGCCTTGCTCACGCTATTGAAGACGGTAAATTCTCGCCGGCTGACGCGAGTACGGTCGTACCTGTTATCAAAGTCATTGAGCTAGCCATAAAAGCGAGTGCTCAAAAGAAATCGCTGGCGTTTAATTAA
- the glmU gene encoding bifunctional UDP-N-acetylglucosamine diphosphorylase/glucosamine-1-phosphate N-acetyltransferase GlmU encodes MAFSVVVLAAGKGTRMKSSLPKVLHKVGGVPMVQRIINTVKSLGADNIHLVYGHGGDQLKATVVEDNLNWCLQAEQLGTGHAVQQAAPHIKDNEDVLVLVGDAPLIREETLSALKAVKESCDLALLTVNLDDPTGMGRIIRENDNITAIVEHKDATDAQREIKEINTGMMMMSGADLKRWLGELSNDNAQGEYYLTDVIAMAAAEGKRIQSAQPQSAVEVEGVNNRLQLANLERALQRRQAEELMTNGVTLLDPARFDLRGQLETGNDVIIDVNVIVEGKVTLGSNVNIGANCILRNCTIADNAVIEANSIVEEASVGEACTVGPFARLRPGAVMQRNAKVGNFVEMKKAILGEGAKANHLTYLGDAEVGAKANIGAGTITCNYDGVNKSKTVIGDNAFIGSNSSLVAPVSIGKGATVGAGSVITSTVDEDALAVARGKQRNIPNWPRPTKK; translated from the coding sequence ATGGCTTTCTCAGTGGTTGTTTTAGCGGCGGGTAAAGGTACTCGTATGAAATCATCGTTGCCCAAGGTGTTACACAAAGTAGGTGGTGTACCTATGGTGCAGCGAATTATCAACACAGTAAAATCACTGGGTGCTGACAATATTCATTTGGTCTACGGTCATGGCGGCGACCAGCTTAAGGCAACGGTTGTTGAAGATAATCTAAACTGGTGCTTACAGGCCGAACAGTTAGGTACAGGCCACGCTGTTCAGCAAGCGGCACCTCATATTAAAGACAATGAAGACGTGCTTGTTCTGGTTGGCGACGCGCCACTTATTCGCGAAGAGACACTAAGTGCGTTAAAAGCTGTGAAGGAAAGCTGTGATTTAGCACTGCTCACTGTAAATCTAGACGACCCCACAGGCATGGGCCGTATTATTCGTGAGAATGACAACATTACCGCGATAGTTGAGCACAAAGACGCCACTGATGCCCAGCGTGAAATTAAAGAAATTAACACCGGTATGATGATGATGTCTGGTGCTGATCTTAAGCGCTGGTTGGGCGAGTTAAGCAATGATAACGCGCAAGGTGAGTATTACCTTACCGACGTTATTGCCATGGCAGCGGCCGAAGGCAAGCGAATTCAGTCAGCACAGCCACAGTCTGCGGTAGAAGTGGAAGGCGTTAATAATCGTTTGCAGTTAGCTAACCTGGAGCGCGCGCTTCAGCGTCGCCAAGCCGAGGAGCTAATGACCAATGGCGTGACCTTGCTGGATCCTGCTCGTTTTGACTTACGCGGCCAGCTTGAAACCGGTAACGACGTAATTATCGACGTTAACGTTATTGTTGAAGGTAAGGTGACACTTGGTAGCAACGTCAACATTGGTGCAAACTGTATTCTGCGCAACTGTACTATTGCCGATAACGCTGTAATTGAAGCTAATTCTATTGTTGAAGAAGCCAGTGTAGGTGAAGCCTGTACGGTCGGGCCTTTCGCTCGACTACGCCCTGGTGCAGTAATGCAGAGAAATGCCAAAGTGGGTAACTTCGTGGAAATGAAGAAGGCTATTTTAGGCGAGGGCGCCAAAGCGAATCACTTAACCTACCTAGGCGATGCAGAAGTGGGTGCCAAAGCGAACATTGGCGCAGGCACAATTACCTGTAACTACGACGGTGTGAACAAGTCCAAAACCGTTATCGGCGACAATGCCTTTATCGGCTCAAACTCGTCGCTTGTCGCGCCTGTAAGCATTGGCAAAGGGGCTACCGTAGGTGCTGGTTCCGTGATTACGTCAACCGTAGACGAAGACGCGCTAGCCGTTGCCCGCGGTAAGCAGCGCAATATTCCAAATTGGCCGCGCCCGACCAAAAAATAA